CCTTCACCGCGCTGCCGCTCGCGCCGTAGCTCAGCTCGGGCTCGGCGCTGGTGTACGTCCGGCCGCAGTACTCGTAGCTGTGGGCGGCGGAGGCGCTACCGGCGCCGGCCGCGGTCGCGCCGAGGACCAGGGCGGCCGTGGCGGCGAGCGTGACGAGTCTTCTGGGCATGAGGGCTCCCTTGTGCGTGGCTGGGGCTGCGCGGACCGGGGGATCCGGGGATCCGCGGCCAGACGTGAGGGCGGGCGTGAGGACGCGAGGGCGGGCACATGACCGGAAGGCGCCCTGGGGCCCTGGGGCCCTGGGGTGTGAGCGCCTCGCACGCTCGCGCGGGTGGTGACGGGGGGCGCATGACACCGCGTCACCGTCCGCCGTCGGCAGGACTGTTCCACAGCGGGGACCGGCGGGCCATGGGCCGCCCGTCCCACGACGGGGCGCCCGGCGTCCCACGGCTCTGACCTGCTGTCATCCAGCGGCTGCCGGCGATCTCGGGACGAGTGGCGAGGGCGGCGGTGCACGGCCGCCGCCTCCGCGGTCCGCTCGCGCCGGCCGCGGGCGGCCCCGCAGGTCAGCGGCGGGACGCGTCCCAGATGGCGTCCCAGGACGCCGTTCGCACTGGTGGGACGGTGATGCCGTGGCCAAGGATGGTCGTCGCCGGCCGGCACCCCCCACTCCTTCGTCCGTCCCTCCCGGGCCCGTCCCGGGACTTCAGGGAGAGAGTTCCCGTGCCCACAACGATCCTCCGCGCACCCGGACGTGCGGGCGGCACCCGCGCCGCCGCGCTGGTGCTCGCCCTCGCCGCGGTCCTGGCCGGCCTGCTGCTCGGCCCGACGGCGGGGCAGGCCCACGCGGCGACCGACGTACGCCTGCTCCAACGCGACCTGGCCGGCCTCAGCTACGCCCCGCTCAGCGGGGTCGACGGCGTCTACGGAAGCCAGACCACGGAATCGGTGCGCCACTTCCAGCGCGACAACGGCCTGGACGCGGACGGCGACGCCGGACCCGCCACCCTGTCCGCGCTCACCGCGAAGGTGAAGCAGGTGCAGAGCAAGGCAGGCACCTCCGCCGACGGCGACTACGGCACCGCCACCCTCAGCGCGGTCAAGACCTACCAGAGCGCGCACGGCCTGGACGCCGACGGCATCGCCGGTCCCCTGACCATGGGCGCGATGAACATCGACCGCATCACCTCCAGCGGCACCGGAACCAACGCGGACACCAAGCTGCTCCAGCGCGATCTGGCGGGCCTCGGCTACCTGGCCGCGAACGGCGTCGACGGGATCTACGGCCCGGCCACCAAGGACGCCGTGCTGGCCTTCCAGAGCGACAACGCCCTGTCCGTCGACGGCTTCGCCGGACCGCAGACCGACGCCGCGCTCTCCGCGAAGGTGAAGCAGGTGCAGAGCAAGGCGGGCACCCCCGCCGACGGCGACTACGGCACCGCCACCCTCGACGCGGTCAAGACCTACCAGAGCGCACACGGCCTGGACGCCGACGGCATCGCCGGTCCCCTGACCATGGCCTCCATGGGCATCGCCCGCGAGCTGGGCGGCGGCAGCCCCGGGGGCGAGAGCGGCGGCACGCCCACCGTCCCCCCGCTGTCCGGCAGCGCCCGGGACAAGATCGTCCAGGCCGCGCGCTCCCAGCTCGGCGTGCACGAGTGGGGCGCCAACTGCAACCCGTACGGCCCGTGCGAGGCGTGGTGCGCGCTGTTCGCCAGCTGGACCTGGCGGCAGGCCGGGATCAGCTTCAGCACCGCCTTCAGCGGCGACTTCTACTACTACGGACGCAACCACGGCACGCTGCACAGCGGCCTGAGCGACCCGCAGCCCGGTGACGCCATCGTCTTCGGCTCCGGCCCGCAGAACACCAGCACCAGCGTGCACGTCGGCATCATCGAGAAGGCCAACGCGGACGGCACCGTCGACACCATCGAGGGCAACTCCGACGACCAGGTGATGCGCCGCCACTTCGTCCCGGCCACGCGCGGCGCCTACGCGATCGTCTCGCCCGCCGGCGCCTGACCGCGCCTCCCGCGCCCCGCGCGGTTCCGTCCTCCGTCGCACCACCGAAGGGACCCACCCATGCGTCCGAAGCTCCTGGCCGCCACCGCCGGACTCCTGCTGATCACCGGCCTCGGCGCCGGACTCGGCGGCGCGACCAGCGCCTCCGCCGTCACCAGAGGCAACTACTGCGGCACTTACACCCTCGCCGAGCCCCAGGTGGCCTACGGCGACACGGGCGACGCCGTCAAGGCCGTGCAGTGCGCGCTGAACCGCAGCGTGCGGGGCACGAACCTCGCCGTGGACGGCATCTTCGGCAACCAGACCCGCGACGCGGTCGTCAGGTTCCAGGGCTGCGCGGGTCTTTCCCAGGACGGCATCGTCGGCCCGAAGACCTGGCGACAGCTGGACATCTGGAGCGACTGGGACACCCAGGCGATCTGGATCTGCTGACCGGCCCCTCCTCACCCGGCCGGCCCCCGGGCGCGGCCCCGCTCCTCTCGGAAGGAACTCGTCCCACCATGAGCAGATTCCGCAACCGCAAGACCGCCACCGCCCTCTCGCTCGCCCTGGCCGCGGCCGGTTCGCTGCTGCTGGCGGCGCCCTCGGCCCAGGCCGGTGAATACCTCGATCCGTGCCTCAACTCGGTCGGCGGGCGCACCTCGCCCAACGGCGTCTGGACCATCCCCGCCCGCGACTTCGCCCAGGGCTCGTCGGGCGTGTGCGTGAAGGAGCTCCAGTTCGACCTCGGGTCGACCATCGGGCTCGACCCCGCCGACGGACCCGGCTTCGTCGACGGGCTGTTCGGCCCGAAGACCGACGGCTACGTCCGCCGGTTCCAGCGCGCCCACGGCCTCCAGGCCGACGGCATCGTCGGCCCGCAGACCTGGCAGCTGCTCGTCCTGCTCACCACGGACTGATCCGCGGTGGCCAGGACGGACAGAGCGTCCCTGCGCGGGCGTTCGGCCGCCGTCGCTTGCGTGCTCGCAGCGGCGGCGGCGCTGGCGGGCGGCTCCGCGGCGCCCGCCAGTGCCGGCTGGGACGGCGAACTCCGCACCTGCGAGGCGCAGTACGGCTCCGAGCGGTACCTGGGCTGGGACATCCCCACGGTGGTCCTGGCCCGGGGCTCGACCGGAGTGTGCGTGCGGGAGCTCCAGGAGGAGCTGGTGGAGGCGGGCGCGGTCACCGGCACCGACCAACCAGGGTTCGTCGACGGCGACTTCGGGCCGAAGACGTACGCCGCGGTGGTCGCGTACCAGAGCCGGTACGCGGTCCCGGGCGGCGCCGACGGCGTCGTGGGGCGCAACACCTGGCACAGCCTGATCGCCCACGTCTACTACGAGTGACCGTACCGTCCGGCTCCCGGGCGGGTACGACGGACCTCGCCGCCGCGACGCGCGCCGCCATGGCAGCGTGTCGCGGCGGCAGTATGCTTCCTCTCGAATTTCAGGACCGGAGCACCGGGGCTGATTCGGGGGGCAGTTCCATCAACGGACCGGCGGGGGCGCCGGTCCGCCGCTGTGCCTTCGGTCCGTCCAGGTGGTCCATCAGCGAATGGGCCCGCAGTGAGCGAGAGCGACAGAGATCTCCCCGTATCCCCGTCTTCGCCGGATCCCGCAGCCGCGCTGCACGCGGAACTGCTGTCGCTGAAACAGCGGTCGGGGCTCAGCTACGCCCGGATCGGCACCCTCACCCACTACTCCAAGTCTTCCTGGGAACGCTGGATCAACGGGAAGCAGTTCCCGCCCCGCGGCGCGGTGGAGAGCTTCGCCGGGGCCGTGCGCACGGACGCGGGTCCGCTGCTGGAACTGTGGGAGCGGGCCGAACTGCCGCGCGCCGTCGCCGAACCCGGTCCGGAACCGGAACCGGAACCGGATCTCGCCGAGGGAGGAGGGGAATCGGCGGCATCGGAGCCGGGAACTGAGGCAGAGCCCGGAGCTGAGGCGGCCGGGCCGGAAACGGAGGCGAAGACGGAGGCCGAGCCCGGGACGGCCGGGCCGGAAGCAGAGACGGAGGCCGAGTCCGGGGCGGCCCCGGAAGCAAGCGGTGCACCGGCCTCCCTCCCCGTCGCGGATTCCGTCCGCGGGCCCCGGCGGTGGCGGTCGGCGCGGCTGATCGGTGCCGTGGCCGCGGCGTGCGCGGTGCTGGCGGCCGGGGCCTTCGCGGCCGTCCACTACGCCACGGACCGCTCGGGCGGCGGGGCGGACACCGGCAGCGGGAGCACGGCCGACACCGCCATGTCCGCGTACGCCGACCCGGTCGGCTGCACCCGGGCCGGCTGCACGGCCAAGGACCCGGCGGCCATGGGGTGTTCACGGGACGGGCAGACGCTCGCCCTGATCCGCAACGAGGAGATGGTGATCGAACTCCGCTACAGCAGGGCGTGCGGCGCGGCCTGGGGGCGGATCACCTACGCGAAGCCCAAGGCGGTCGTCGACGTGAACAACTCCGAGGGCACCAGCGAGGCCAGCCCGGTGCACTGGGGCAACGACGTGTACTCCCCGATGACCGAACTGAGCGGCACCCAGACGGCCTGGGCGTGCGGCACCCAGCCGGACGGCAAGAGCCGTACCTGCACCGTGCACAGCCCGGTGCCCGCCGCGCACTGACGCCGCCGGGCGGCGGCCGAGCGGCACGGCCCCCGGATCAGAGGAGCCGCGGATCAGACGGGGCCGTGCCGCTTGCGCCGCCGCAGCCCCGAGGCGTGCAGCAGCCGCACCACCTCGCGGCTGCCGACCTCGACCGCTCCGGCGGCCACCGCGTCCGGGTAGCGGTGGGCGGGCAGGTCGTAGTGGTCGCGCTCGAAGGCGCGCTCGGGCACGCCCAGGGCGGCGGCGAAGCGGTGCAGTTCGGCGTAGGAGTCGTCGCTGACCAGGTGCGACCACAGACGGCCGTGGCCGGCCCAGGACGGCGGGTCGATGTAGACGGTCACGACGACGGCTTCCCGCCGAACGCGCGGGCCAGCGCGCCCACCGGCGCGACCTTCACGCCCGCCTGCGCGCACACCCAGTGCGGGTCGGGGCCGAGTTCGGGCTCGACGTCCAGCGCGTGCGGGTCGCCGTAGCCGCACACCGGGCACAGCGGCCAGCGGCCGTACCGCTCCAGCAGGGCGTCCTGGACGTCCTGCGCGACCAGCCCGGCCACGTACCGGGCGCCGTCCGGCCACTGCTCCACCCACCAGCGGCGCTGGACGACGGACTCCTCCACCAGCGAGACGACGTCCGCGTCGGCGACCTCACCGGCGACCAGATCGGCGAGGACCAGGGCGCGCGCGGCGTGCAGGGCCTGCTCCAGGGGGCTGAGGGATTCCATGGCTCCATTGTGCGCATCCGGGCCGCCGGCGTGCGCGGGTGCGCCGTCGCGCACTCTTGACCGCACACCGGACAGAAAATATCTTTCATATGTGACCCAGGACGTGAAGGAAATTTTCGCAGGCTCGGGCACCCCCGCGGGCCTGGCCCCGCCCGCGCCCGCCGCCCTCGCCGCCAAGGTGCGCACGCTCGCGCCGTCCATGACCCGCTCCATGCAGCGCGTCGCCGAGGCCGTGGCGAACGACCCGGCCGGCTGCGCCGCCCTGACCGTCACCGGCCTCGCCGAGCTGACCGGCACCAGCGAGGCGACCGTCGTACGGACCGCCCGGCTGCTCGGCTACCCCGGCTACCGCGATCTGCGCCTCGCGCTCGCGGGCCTCGCCGCCCAGCAGCAGTCCGGCCGCGCCCCCGCCATCACGACCGACATCGCGGTGGACGACCCCATCGCCGACGTCGTCGCCAAACTGGCCTACGAGGAGCAGCAGACCCTCGCCGACACCGCCGCCGGACTGGACACGGTCCAGCTCGGCGCGGCCGTCGCCGCCCTGGCCGGGGCCCGCCGCACCGATGTGTACGGCATCGGCGCCTCCGGCCTGGTCGCCCAGGACCTCACCCAGAAGCTGCTGCGCATAGGGCTGATAGCGCACGCGCACAGCGACCCGCACCTGGCCGTCACCAACGCGGTGCAGCTGCGTTCGGGCGACGTGGCCATCGCGATCACCCATTCGGGTTCGACGGGTGACGTGATCGAGCCGCTGCGGGTGGCCTTCGAGCGCGGTGCGACCACCGTCGCCATCACCGGCCGCCCCGACGCGCCCGTCAGCCAGTACGCCGACCACGTGCTGACCACCGCCACCTCCCGGGAGAGCGAGCTGCGCCCGGCCGCCATGTCCTCCCGGACCAGTCAACTGCTGGTCGTGGACTGCCTGTTCGTCGGCGTGGCACAGCGGACGTACGAGACGGCGGCGCCCGCGCTCGCGGCGTCCTACGAGGCCCTGGCGCACCGGCACAGCCCACGCGGCGGATCCCAGCGCTCCTGACCGGCCGCTCCGGGCCGCGCACCACTGAGCCGGTCCCCGGCCGCGGCCCCGGATCCCGGCCCGGACCGGCCCCGCGCCCGCACTGCCGGCACCGCACGCGTCGCCCGCACCGCCGGTCCGGCGCACCCTCACCGCACCCGCACCCGCACCGCACGCACGGAGAGAGCCACCCCTCATGACCTCCACCTCCCCCTCCCCCTACGGCCGGCTGCGCGCCGAGCTGGAGTCGCTGACGACCGAGGCGTTCCGTCCCGAGCTGTCCGAGATCGACCGGCTGCCCACGCTGGAGATCGCCCGGCTGATGAACGCCGAGGACACCGCCGTGCCCGCCGCCGTCGCCGAGCGGCTGCCGCAGATCGCCGCCGCGATCGACGCGGTGGCCGAGCGGATGGCGCGCGGCGGCCGGCTGATCTACGCGGGCGCGGGCACGGCCGGGCGGCTCGGGGTGCTGGACGCCTCCGAGTGCCCGCCCACCTTCAACACCGACCCCGCCCAGGTCGTCGGGCTGATCGCGGGCGGCCGTGAGGCGATGGTGACCTCGGTCGAGGGCGCGGAGGACTCCCGGGAACTGGCCGTGGAGGCGCTGGACGCCCTCGGCCTGACCGCCGACGACACGGTGGTCGGCATCTCCGCCTCCGGGCGGACCCCGTACGCGATCGGCGCGGTCGAACACGCCCGCGCGCGGGGCGCGTTGACGATCGGCCTGGCCTGCAACGCGCACAGCGCGCTGGCCGCCGCGGCCGAGCACGGCATCGAGATCGTGGCCGGTCCCGAACTCCTCACCGGCTCGACCCGGCTGAAGGCGGGCACGGCGCAGAAGCTCGTCCTGAACATGCTGTCGACGATCACCATGATCCGGCTGGGCAAGACGTACGGGAACCTGATGGTCGACGTGCGCGCCTCCAACGAGAAGCTGCGCGCCCGTTCGCGCCGCATCGTGGCGCTGGCCACCGGGGCGCCGGACGAGGAGATCGAGCGGGCGCTGACGGCCACCGACGGCGAGGTGAAGGACGCCATCCTGGTGCTGCTCGCCGGGGTCGACGGACCGACGGCGGCCCGTCTGCTCACGGAGTCGGCCGGCCATCTGCGCGCCGCGCTGGCGGCACCGGACGCACGCGGCCCGGAGACCGGCCGCGGCGTCCCCGCGGTCTAGGGTCTGTCCGAAGACTCGATGCCCCGGCCCCGCCCTGGGGCCCGGTGCCGATCTAGGACGCGATCTGACCTACATCGGCCCTACCGTGGTGCACGCACGAGGAACACGGGACAGGACACCACGGACACCACGGAGGGCCGGCCATGACCGAGAACACGCAGAACGAGACCGCGCGCACCGACCGGACGGCCGTCACCGGCGAACGCGCGGACCTGCTGGCGGCGCTGGCCAAGCAGCGCCACTTCCTGACCTTCCCCGCCCGCGGCCTCACCGACGAGGAGGCCGGGCGGCGCACCACGGTCAGCGAACTGTGTCTGGGCGGCCTGATCAAGCACGTCACCGCGGCCGAGCGCGCCTGGACGGCCTTCATCGAGCAGGGCCCCTCCGCGATGCCCGACTTCTCCGCGCTGACGGAGGCGGACTTCGCCCGGCGGGCCGACGAGTTCCGCATGCTGCCCGGGGACACGCTGGACGGGGTGCTGGCCGCGTACGCGGAGGTGGCGCGCAGGACGGACGAGCTGGTCGCGTCCCTGCCCGACCTGGACGCCGACCACCCGCTGCCCAAGGCGCCCTGGTACGAGCCCGGCGCGCGCTGGTCGGCCCGCAGGGTGCTGCTGCACATCATCGCGGAGACCGCGCAGCACGCCGGGCACGCCGACATCGTCCGCGAGGCCCTGGACGGCGCGAAGAGCATGGGCTGAAGAGCAGTGGCCGAGGCCCGGGGGCCGGCGCCCGGGGCCGGTGAGGTGTGCGACGCTGGCCGGTATGAACCACGCACAGCTCACCGCTCTCGGACGGGCCCTGCGGGTGATCGGGGAACACGGTGAGGAGCTGACCTCCGACACCCCGGCCGCGCGGCTGCACGAGGTGAAGGCGGATCTGCGGCGGGCGCTGGACCTGCTGGAGGAGAGCGTCTCGCAGGACCGGCCCTCGACGCGGTGCGCCGAGCATCCGACCGGGCCGGTCGACGAGGACGCCCCCGACCTGTGCCTGCTGTGCGAGACCCGCCGCCGCGCGGCCCGCCGCGACCGGTACGACGGCGGCTCACGCCCCGCCTCCGGGCCGGGCTCCGGCACGGCCTCCTCCCGCTACGGCGTCCGCGAGGACCGCCCGCAGCCCCAGCAGCGCTGGCTGCCGGAGCTGTGGAACGGCCGGGAGTGGCAGCTGTGCGGCACCCCGCGCCGGGACCGGCGCGAGGCGGAGCTGTTCGTCGCGGCCCAGCGGCGCGGCCCGCACGCGGCGGCGGCCTACCGCCTGGTGCACGAGTTCACCGACTACGAGGTGGTGCGCACCTGGGGGACGCCGGTGCGGGTGGACATCGAACCGCTGGGCAACCTGTGAGGCGCCCCGGGGGCGGTCGGCCGGACAGGCCCTAGCTACAGCTAGCCCTTCGGTCCGACCGCCTCGGTACCGGCGGCCCGCGCCGCCGGGTCCGCCGCGGCCGGGGCGCCCGGGGCGGGGGCGGTGCGCCGGCCCGGGATGAAGGCGGCGATGACGAAGCCGAGCAGGGCGGCGCCCGCGCCCAGCGCGAGGACGGTACGGAAGCCGTTCTCCGAGGGCAGCGCGTAGGGGCCGAACCGCGTGGTCAGATGGGCGAGGACCACACCGGCGACGGCGCTGGCGGTGGAGGTGCCGATGGACCGCATCAGCGTGTTGAGGCTGTTGGCGGCGCCCGTCTCGGAGGCGGGCACGGCGCCCATGATGAGGGTGGGCATCGCCCCGTAGGTGAAGCCGATGCCCGCGCTGATGACGCAGGGCGCCAGGACGAAGTGCCAGACCTGGTCCATCAGGACGATGTTCAGCAGATATCCGGCGGCCACGATGAGGGCGCCGGTCATCAGGGTCACCTTGGCGCCGCGGGCCCGCGACAGGGCCGCCGAGAACGGGGCCACCGCCATCATCACCAGCCCGGAGGGCGCCATGACCAGGCCGGTGGCGAGCAGCGACTTGCCGAGGCCGTAGCCGGTCTGCGAGGGCAGCTGGAGCAGCTGCGGGATGACCAGGGACATCGAGAACATCGCGAAGCCGATCGCGATGGAGGCGAGGTTGGTCATCAGCACCTGGCGGCGGGCCGTGGTGCGCAGGTCCACCAGCGGTGCCTGGACGCGCAGTTCGAAGGCGCCCCAGGCGAGCAGGATCACCACGGCGGCGGCGAGCAGGCCCAGGGTGGAGCCGCTGCCCCAGCCCCAGTCGGCGCCCTTGGAGACCGCGAGCAGCAGGCACATCAGGCCCGCCGCCATGCCGAGGGCGCCCACGGCGTCGAACCGGCCGCCGGAGCGCACCTTCGACTCCGGTACGAGCAGCAGCACGAGGACCGCCGCGACGGCGCCCAGGACCGCCGAGGCCCAGAAGAGCATGTGCCAGTCGAAGTTCTCGGCGATGACCGCGGCGGCGGGCAGGCCGAGGGCGCCGCCCACACCGAGCGAGGCGCTCATCATCGCGGTCGCCGAGCCGAGCCGCTCGGCGGGCAGTTCGTCGCGCATGATGCTGATGCCGAGCGGGATCACCCCGGAGGCGAGGCCCTGGAGGGCACGGCCGACGACCATCGGGGCAAGGGAGTCGCTGAGCGCGGCGACGACCGAGCCGGCCACCAGCATGACGAGGCTGAGCAGCAGCATGCGGCGCTTGCCGTACATGTCGCCGAGGCGGCCCATGACGGGGGTCGCGATGGCCGCGGCGAGCAGCGTGGCGGTGACGACCCACGCGGCGTCCGACGCGGAGGCGTGCAGCAGCTTCGGCAGCTCCGAGACGATCGGGATCACCAGGGTCTGCATCAGCGAGACCACGATGCCGCCGAAGGCCAGGACGGCCACGATGGCGTTGGGTCTGGGCAGGGCCTCGGCAGCGGTGGGCCGGGCGGGTGCGTCGGACATGGAAGAGGTCTCCGGGAGAGCAGGGGTACTTGACTCAAGCAACCATAATTCGACTTGATTGACTTAAGCAAGCTAAATCGGTGGCCGCCGACGGCCACCATGGGGTGGTTCGCCGGTCTGCCTATGCTCAGGCGCATGGCACTGGAATGGGAACAGATCATCGTCGACTCCGCCGACCCGGTCGCTCTGGGGCGCTGGTGGGCCGAGGCTCTCGGCTGGGTCGTGGTCGACGAATCCGAGGAGATCATCGAGATCCGGCCCGAGCCGGACCGGATGCCGGGCCTGCTCTTCGTGCCTGTCCCCGAGGGCAAGACGGCGAAGAACAGGCTGCACCCCGACTTCCGCCCCGACGACCAGGAGGCCGAGGTCGCGCGACTGCTCTCCCTCGGCGCCCGGCGCGCCGACACCGCGCAGGACGGGCAGCACTGGGTCACCCTCCTCGACCCGGAGGGCAACGAGTTCTGCGTCCTGAGCGAGCGCAGGAGCTGAGCGGGGACGCCGTCGAAGGACACAGGGACCGGCTGCGACCGCCTACGGCCGGCGGGTCCCGGCCGCAGCCGGCCGCCCCGGAAACGCCCGAGGGCGGCACCCCCTGGAGACAGGGGGTGCCGCCCTCGGCAGGGACGGGCTGATCCGCGGGCGGATCAGAAGTCCATGTCACCGCCCGGCATGCCGCCCGGAGCGGCCGCGGCGGCCTTCTCCGGCTTGTCGGCGATGACGGCCTCGGTGGTGAGGAACAGCGCGGCGATCGACGCGGCGTTCTGGAGCGCGGAGCGCGTCACCTTCGCCGGGTCGATGATGCCCTCGCCGACCAGGTCGACGTACTCGCCGGTCGCGGCGTTCAGGCCGTGGCCCGGGGTCAGGTTGCGCACCTTCTCCACCACGACACCGCCCTCGAGGCCGGCGTTGACGGCGATCTGCTTCAGCGGGGCCTCAAGAGCCAGCTTGACGGCGGCGGCACCGGTGGCCTCGTCGCCCTCCAGCTCCAGCTTCTCGAACACCTGGGAGGCCTGGAGCAGGGCCACGCCACCACCGGCGACGATGCCCTCCTCGACGGCCGCCTTGGCGTTGCGCACGGCGTCCTCGATGCGGTGCTTGCGCTCCTTCAGCTCCACCTCGGTGGCGGCACCGGCCTTGATGACGGCCACGCCGCCCGCGAGCTTGGCCAGGCGCTCCTGGAGCTTCTCGCGGTCGTAGTCGGAGTCGCTGTTCTCGATCTCGGCGCGGATCTGGTTGACCCGGCCGCCGACCTGCTCGGAGGAGCCGGCGCCGTCGACGATGGTGGTCTCGTCCTTGGTGATGACCACCTTGCGGGCCTTGCCCAGCAGGTCGAGGGTGGCGTTCTCCAGCTTGAGGCCGACCTCCTCGGAGATGACCTCGCCGCCGGTGAGGATGGCGATGTCGCCGAGCATGGCCTTGCGGCGGTCGCCGAAGCCCGGGGCCTTGACGGCGACGGACTTGAAGGTGCCGCGGATCTTGTTGACGACCAGGGTCGACAGGGCCTCGCCCTCGACGTCCTCGGCGATGATCAGCAGCGGCTTGCCCGACTGCATGACCTTCTCCAGGAGCGGGAGCAGGTCCTTGACCGAGGAGATCTTGGAGTTGGCGATGAGGATGTACGGGTCCTCCAGCACCGCCTCCATGCGCTCCATGTCGGTCGCGAAGTAGGCGGAGATGTAGCCCTTGTCGAAGCGCATGCCCTCGGTGAGCTCGAGCTCGAGCCCGAAGGTCTGCGACTCCTCGACGGTGATGACGCCTTCCTTGCCGACCTTGTCCATGGCCTCGGCGATCAGCTCACCGATCTGGGTGTCGGCGGCGGAGATGGAG
The sequence above is drawn from the Streptomyces sp. SAT1 genome and encodes:
- the groL gene encoding chaperonin GroEL (60 kDa chaperone family; promotes refolding of misfolded polypeptides especially under stressful conditions; forms two stacked rings of heptamers to form a barrel-shaped 14mer; ends can be capped by GroES; misfolded proteins enter the barrel where they are refolded when GroES binds); this translates as MAKIIAFDEEARRGLERGMNQLADAVKVTLGPKGRNVVLEKKWGAPTITNDGVSIAKEIELEDPYEKIGAELVKEVAKKTDDVAGDGTTTATVLAQALVREGLRNVAAGANPMALKRGIEKAVEAVSAALLDQAKEVETKEQIASTASISAADTQIGELIAEAMDKVGKEGVITVEESQTFGLELELTEGMRFDKGYISAYFATDMERMEAVLEDPYILIANSKISSVKDLLPLLEKVMQSGKPLLIIAEDVEGEALSTLVVNKIRGTFKSVAVKAPGFGDRRKAMLGDIAILTGGEVISEEVGLKLENATLDLLGKARKVVITKDETTIVDGAGSSEQVGGRVNQIRAEIENSDSDYDREKLQERLAKLAGGVAVIKAGAATEVELKERKHRIEDAVRNAKAAVEEGIVAGGGVALLQASQVFEKLELEGDEATGAAAVKLALEAPLKQIAVNAGLEGGVVVEKVRNLTPGHGLNAATGEYVDLVGEGIIDPAKVTRSALQNAASIAALFLTTEAVIADKPEKAAAAAPGGMPGGDMDF